One genomic segment of Rhinopithecus roxellana isolate Shanxi Qingling chromosome 6, ASM756505v1, whole genome shotgun sequence includes these proteins:
- the ZNF467 gene encoding zinc finger protein 467 isoform X4: protein MSRSRCPLLGKREHWGCAQHQWGPLAICDISRVLEVSYSLPGHKAPTPEEGARTEQAEAPCRGQACTAQKAQPVGACPGDEWMIRKVKVEDEDQEAEEEVEWPQHLSLLPSPFPAPDLGHLAAAYKLEPGTPGTLSGLALSGWAPMPEKPYGCGECERRFRDQLTLRLHQRLHRGEGPCACPDCGRSFTQRAHMLLHQRSHRGERPFPCSECDKRFSKKAHLTRHLRTHTGERPYPCAECGKRFSQKIHLGSHQKTHTGERPFPCTECEKRFRKKTHLIRHQRIHTGERPYQCAQCARSFTHKQHLVRHQRVHEAAGPARPSPDASASPHCTAPSPTPSPPGPKPFACSDCGLSFGWKKNLATHQCLHRSEGRPYGCNECALGATVDPPAAEPLASAPGGPRCGPGSDPVAPQRAPSGERSFFCPDCGRGFAHGQHLARHRRVHTGERPFACTQCDRRFGSRPNLVAHSRAHSGARPFACAQCGRLFSRKSHLGRHQAVHTGSRPHACAVCARSFSSKTNLVRHQAIHTGSRPFSCPQCGKSFSRKTHLVRHQLIHGEAAHAAPDAALAAPAWSTPPEVAPPPLFF, encoded by the exons ATGTCCAGGAGCAGATGTCCTCTTCTAGGGAAGAGAGAGCACTGGGGGTGTGCTCAG CACCAGTGGGGCCCTTTGGCCATCTGTGATATCTCCAGAGTCCTTGAGGTATCCTATTCTCTGCCAGGGCACAAGGCCCCCACACCGGAGGAAGGTGCCCGCACAGAACAAGCCGAGGCTCCCTGCAGAGGCCAGGCATGCACAGCACAGAAGGCTCAGCCTGTGGGCGCCTGCCCAG GAGACGAGTGGATGATTCGGAAGGTGAAGGTGGAGGATGAGGAtcaggaggcagaagaggaggtTGAATGGCCCCAGCATCTATCGTTACTTCCCAGCCCTTTTCCCGCACCTGACCTGGGGCATCTGGCTGCCGCTTACAAACTGGAGCCAGGGACCCCGGGGACACTGAGTGGGCTCGCGCTGTCCGGGTGGGCTCCGATGCCCGAGAAGCCCTACGGCTGCGGGGAGTGTGAGCGGCGCTTCCGGGACCAGCTGACGTTGCGACTGCACCAGCGGCTGCACCGGGGTGAGGGTCCCTGCGCCTGCCCGGACTGCGGCCGCAGCTTCACGCAGCGCGCCCACATGCTGCTGCATCAGCGCAGCCACCGCGGGGAGCGGCCTTTCCCGTGCTCCGAGTGCGACAAGCGCTTCAGCAAGAAGGCCCACCTGACCCGCCACCTGCGCACGCACACGGGCGAGCGGCCCTACCCGTGCGCGGAGTGCGGCAAGCGCTTCAGCCAGAAGATCCACCTGGGCTCGCACCAGAAGACCCACACTGGCGAGCGGCCCTTCCCCTGCACAGAATGCGAGAAGCGCTTTCGCAAGAAGACGCACTTGATTCGGCACCAGCGCATCCACACTGGCGAGAGGCCCTACCAGTGCGCGCAGTGCGCACGCAGCTTCACGCATAAGCAGCACTTGGTGCGGCACCAAAGGGTGCACGAGGCGGCCGGCCCTGCCAGGCCCTCTCCCGACGCGTCCGCTTCTCCTCATTGCACTGCCCcgtcccccaccccatcccctcccGGGCCAAAGCCTTTCGCCTGCTCCGACTGCGGCTTGAGCTTCGGCTGGAAAAAGAACCTCGCCACGCACCAGTGTCTGCACCGCAGCGAGGGTCGCCCCTATGGGTGCAACGAGTGCGCACTGGGCGCCACCGTGGATCCCCCCGCCGCCGAGCCCCTGGCCAGCGCGCCTGGCGGACCGCGCTGCGGCCCAGGATCCGATCCTGTGGCGCCCCAGCGCGCTCCCTCGGGCGAGCGGTCCTTTTTCTGCCCGGACTGCGGGCGCGGCTTCGCCCATGGGCAGCACCTGGCGCGGCACCGGCGCGTGCACACGGGCGAACGGCCCTTCGCCTGCACGCAGTGTGACCGCCGCTTCGGCTCGCGGCCCAATCTGGTCGCCCACTCCAGGGCCCACAGCGGCGCCAGGCCTTTCGCCTGCGCTCAGTGCGGCCGCCTCTTCAGCCGCAAGTCGCACCTGGGCCGCCACCAGGCGGTGCACACGGGCAGCCGCCCCCACGCCTGCGCCGTCTGCGCCCGCAGCTTCAGCTCCAAAACCAACCTAGTCCGCCACCAGGCGATCCACACAGGCTCCCGCCCCTTCTCCTGCCCACAGTGCGGAAAGAGCTTCAGTCGCAAGACCCACCTGGTGCGGCACCAGCTCATTCACGGCGAAGCCGCCCATGCGGCCCCGGACGCCGCCCTGGCAGCCCCAGCCTGGTCCACTCCCCCAGAGGTGGCGCCGCCCCCGCTCTTTTTCTGA
- the ZNF467 gene encoding zinc finger protein 467 isoform X3, protein MRETLEALSSLGDEWMIRKVKVEDEDQEAEEEVEWPQHLSLLPSPFPAPDLGHLAAAYKLEPGTPGTLSGLALSGWAPMPEKPYGCGECERRFRDQLTLRLHQRLHRGEGPCACPDCGRSFTQRAHMLLHQRSHRGERPFPCSECDKRFSKKAHLTRHLRTHTGERPYPCAECGKRFSQKIHLGSHQKTHTGERPFPCTECEKRFRKKTHLIRHQRIHTGERPYQCAQCARSFTHKQHLVRHQRVHEAAGPARPSPDASASPHCTAPSPTPSPPGPKPFACSDCGLSFGWKKNLATHQCLHRSEGRPYGCNECALGATVDPPAAEPLASAPGGPRCGPGSDPVAPQRAPSGERSFFCPDCGRGFAHGQHLARHRRVHTGERPFACTQCDRRFGSRPNLVAHSRAHSGARPFACAQCGRLFSRKSHLGRHQAVHTGSRPHACAVCARSFSSKTNLVRHQAIHTGSRPFSCPQCGKSFSRKTHLVRHQLIHGEAAHAAPDAALAAPAWSTPPEVAPPPLFF, encoded by the exons ATGAGAGAGACCTTGGAGGCCCTCAGCTCCCTGG GAGACGAGTGGATGATTCGGAAGGTGAAGGTGGAGGATGAGGAtcaggaggcagaagaggaggtTGAATGGCCCCAGCATCTATCGTTACTTCCCAGCCCTTTTCCCGCACCTGACCTGGGGCATCTGGCTGCCGCTTACAAACTGGAGCCAGGGACCCCGGGGACACTGAGTGGGCTCGCGCTGTCCGGGTGGGCTCCGATGCCCGAGAAGCCCTACGGCTGCGGGGAGTGTGAGCGGCGCTTCCGGGACCAGCTGACGTTGCGACTGCACCAGCGGCTGCACCGGGGTGAGGGTCCCTGCGCCTGCCCGGACTGCGGCCGCAGCTTCACGCAGCGCGCCCACATGCTGCTGCATCAGCGCAGCCACCGCGGGGAGCGGCCTTTCCCGTGCTCCGAGTGCGACAAGCGCTTCAGCAAGAAGGCCCACCTGACCCGCCACCTGCGCACGCACACGGGCGAGCGGCCCTACCCGTGCGCGGAGTGCGGCAAGCGCTTCAGCCAGAAGATCCACCTGGGCTCGCACCAGAAGACCCACACTGGCGAGCGGCCCTTCCCCTGCACAGAATGCGAGAAGCGCTTTCGCAAGAAGACGCACTTGATTCGGCACCAGCGCATCCACACTGGCGAGAGGCCCTACCAGTGCGCGCAGTGCGCACGCAGCTTCACGCATAAGCAGCACTTGGTGCGGCACCAAAGGGTGCACGAGGCGGCCGGCCCTGCCAGGCCCTCTCCCGACGCGTCCGCTTCTCCTCATTGCACTGCCCcgtcccccaccccatcccctcccGGGCCAAAGCCTTTCGCCTGCTCCGACTGCGGCTTGAGCTTCGGCTGGAAAAAGAACCTCGCCACGCACCAGTGTCTGCACCGCAGCGAGGGTCGCCCCTATGGGTGCAACGAGTGCGCACTGGGCGCCACCGTGGATCCCCCCGCCGCCGAGCCCCTGGCCAGCGCGCCTGGCGGACCGCGCTGCGGCCCAGGATCCGATCCTGTGGCGCCCCAGCGCGCTCCCTCGGGCGAGCGGTCCTTTTTCTGCCCGGACTGCGGGCGCGGCTTCGCCCATGGGCAGCACCTGGCGCGGCACCGGCGCGTGCACACGGGCGAACGGCCCTTCGCCTGCACGCAGTGTGACCGCCGCTTCGGCTCGCGGCCCAATCTGGTCGCCCACTCCAGGGCCCACAGCGGCGCCAGGCCTTTCGCCTGCGCTCAGTGCGGCCGCCTCTTCAGCCGCAAGTCGCACCTGGGCCGCCACCAGGCGGTGCACACGGGCAGCCGCCCCCACGCCTGCGCCGTCTGCGCCCGCAGCTTCAGCTCCAAAACCAACCTAGTCCGCCACCAGGCGATCCACACAGGCTCCCGCCCCTTCTCCTGCCCACAGTGCGGAAAGAGCTTCAGTCGCAAGACCCACCTGGTGCGGCACCAGCTCATTCACGGCGAAGCCGCCCATGCGGCCCCGGACGCCGCCCTGGCAGCCCCAGCCTGGTCCACTCCCCCAGAGGTGGCGCCGCCCCCGCTCTTTTTCTGA
- the ZNF467 gene encoding zinc finger protein 467 isoform X5: protein MIRKVKVEDEDQEAEEEVEWPQHLSLLPSPFPAPDLGHLAAAYKLEPGTPGTLSGLALSGWAPMPEKPYGCGECERRFRDQLTLRLHQRLHRGEGPCACPDCGRSFTQRAHMLLHQRSHRGERPFPCSECDKRFSKKAHLTRHLRTHTGERPYPCAECGKRFSQKIHLGSHQKTHTGERPFPCTECEKRFRKKTHLIRHQRIHTGERPYQCAQCARSFTHKQHLVRHQRVHEAAGPARPSPDASASPHCTAPSPTPSPPGPKPFACSDCGLSFGWKKNLATHQCLHRSEGRPYGCNECALGATVDPPAAEPLASAPGGPRCGPGSDPVAPQRAPSGERSFFCPDCGRGFAHGQHLARHRRVHTGERPFACTQCDRRFGSRPNLVAHSRAHSGARPFACAQCGRLFSRKSHLGRHQAVHTGSRPHACAVCARSFSSKTNLVRHQAIHTGSRPFSCPQCGKSFSRKTHLVRHQLIHGEAAHAAPDAALAAPAWSTPPEVAPPPLFF from the coding sequence ATGATTCGGAAGGTGAAGGTGGAGGATGAGGAtcaggaggcagaagaggaggtTGAATGGCCCCAGCATCTATCGTTACTTCCCAGCCCTTTTCCCGCACCTGACCTGGGGCATCTGGCTGCCGCTTACAAACTGGAGCCAGGGACCCCGGGGACACTGAGTGGGCTCGCGCTGTCCGGGTGGGCTCCGATGCCCGAGAAGCCCTACGGCTGCGGGGAGTGTGAGCGGCGCTTCCGGGACCAGCTGACGTTGCGACTGCACCAGCGGCTGCACCGGGGTGAGGGTCCCTGCGCCTGCCCGGACTGCGGCCGCAGCTTCACGCAGCGCGCCCACATGCTGCTGCATCAGCGCAGCCACCGCGGGGAGCGGCCTTTCCCGTGCTCCGAGTGCGACAAGCGCTTCAGCAAGAAGGCCCACCTGACCCGCCACCTGCGCACGCACACGGGCGAGCGGCCCTACCCGTGCGCGGAGTGCGGCAAGCGCTTCAGCCAGAAGATCCACCTGGGCTCGCACCAGAAGACCCACACTGGCGAGCGGCCCTTCCCCTGCACAGAATGCGAGAAGCGCTTTCGCAAGAAGACGCACTTGATTCGGCACCAGCGCATCCACACTGGCGAGAGGCCCTACCAGTGCGCGCAGTGCGCACGCAGCTTCACGCATAAGCAGCACTTGGTGCGGCACCAAAGGGTGCACGAGGCGGCCGGCCCTGCCAGGCCCTCTCCCGACGCGTCCGCTTCTCCTCATTGCACTGCCCcgtcccccaccccatcccctcccGGGCCAAAGCCTTTCGCCTGCTCCGACTGCGGCTTGAGCTTCGGCTGGAAAAAGAACCTCGCCACGCACCAGTGTCTGCACCGCAGCGAGGGTCGCCCCTATGGGTGCAACGAGTGCGCACTGGGCGCCACCGTGGATCCCCCCGCCGCCGAGCCCCTGGCCAGCGCGCCTGGCGGACCGCGCTGCGGCCCAGGATCCGATCCTGTGGCGCCCCAGCGCGCTCCCTCGGGCGAGCGGTCCTTTTTCTGCCCGGACTGCGGGCGCGGCTTCGCCCATGGGCAGCACCTGGCGCGGCACCGGCGCGTGCACACGGGCGAACGGCCCTTCGCCTGCACGCAGTGTGACCGCCGCTTCGGCTCGCGGCCCAATCTGGTCGCCCACTCCAGGGCCCACAGCGGCGCCAGGCCTTTCGCCTGCGCTCAGTGCGGCCGCCTCTTCAGCCGCAAGTCGCACCTGGGCCGCCACCAGGCGGTGCACACGGGCAGCCGCCCCCACGCCTGCGCCGTCTGCGCCCGCAGCTTCAGCTCCAAAACCAACCTAGTCCGCCACCAGGCGATCCACACAGGCTCCCGCCCCTTCTCCTGCCCACAGTGCGGAAAGAGCTTCAGTCGCAAGACCCACCTGGTGCGGCACCAGCTCATTCACGGCGAAGCCGCCCATGCGGCCCCGGACGCCGCCCTGGCAGCCCCAGCCTGGTCCACTCCCCCAGAGGTGGCGCCGCCCCCGCTCTTTTTCTGA
- the ZNF467 gene encoding zinc finger protein 467 isoform X1, producing the protein MRETLEALSSLGFSVGQPEMVPQSEPREGSHNVQEQMSSSREERALGVCSGHKAPTPEEGARTEQAEAPCRGQACTAQKAQPVGACPGDEWMIRKVKVEDEDQEAEEEVEWPQHLSLLPSPFPAPDLGHLAAAYKLEPGTPGTLSGLALSGWAPMPEKPYGCGECERRFRDQLTLRLHQRLHRGEGPCACPDCGRSFTQRAHMLLHQRSHRGERPFPCSECDKRFSKKAHLTRHLRTHTGERPYPCAECGKRFSQKIHLGSHQKTHTGERPFPCTECEKRFRKKTHLIRHQRIHTGERPYQCAQCARSFTHKQHLVRHQRVHEAAGPARPSPDASASPHCTAPSPTPSPPGPKPFACSDCGLSFGWKKNLATHQCLHRSEGRPYGCNECALGATVDPPAAEPLASAPGGPRCGPGSDPVAPQRAPSGERSFFCPDCGRGFAHGQHLARHRRVHTGERPFACTQCDRRFGSRPNLVAHSRAHSGARPFACAQCGRLFSRKSHLGRHQAVHTGSRPHACAVCARSFSSKTNLVRHQAIHTGSRPFSCPQCGKSFSRKTHLVRHQLIHGEAAHAAPDAALAAPAWSTPPEVAPPPLFF; encoded by the exons ATGAGAGAGACCTTGGAGGCCCTCAGCTCCCTGG GATTCTCTGTGGGACAGCCAGAGATGGTCCCCCAAAGTGAGCCCAGGGAAGGATCCCATAATGTCCAGGAGCAGATGTCCTCTTCTAGGGAAGAGAGAGCACTGGGGGTGTGCTCAG GGCACAAGGCCCCCACACCGGAGGAAGGTGCCCGCACAGAACAAGCCGAGGCTCCCTGCAGAGGCCAGGCATGCACAGCACAGAAGGCTCAGCCTGTGGGCGCCTGCCCAG GAGACGAGTGGATGATTCGGAAGGTGAAGGTGGAGGATGAGGAtcaggaggcagaagaggaggtTGAATGGCCCCAGCATCTATCGTTACTTCCCAGCCCTTTTCCCGCACCTGACCTGGGGCATCTGGCTGCCGCTTACAAACTGGAGCCAGGGACCCCGGGGACACTGAGTGGGCTCGCGCTGTCCGGGTGGGCTCCGATGCCCGAGAAGCCCTACGGCTGCGGGGAGTGTGAGCGGCGCTTCCGGGACCAGCTGACGTTGCGACTGCACCAGCGGCTGCACCGGGGTGAGGGTCCCTGCGCCTGCCCGGACTGCGGCCGCAGCTTCACGCAGCGCGCCCACATGCTGCTGCATCAGCGCAGCCACCGCGGGGAGCGGCCTTTCCCGTGCTCCGAGTGCGACAAGCGCTTCAGCAAGAAGGCCCACCTGACCCGCCACCTGCGCACGCACACGGGCGAGCGGCCCTACCCGTGCGCGGAGTGCGGCAAGCGCTTCAGCCAGAAGATCCACCTGGGCTCGCACCAGAAGACCCACACTGGCGAGCGGCCCTTCCCCTGCACAGAATGCGAGAAGCGCTTTCGCAAGAAGACGCACTTGATTCGGCACCAGCGCATCCACACTGGCGAGAGGCCCTACCAGTGCGCGCAGTGCGCACGCAGCTTCACGCATAAGCAGCACTTGGTGCGGCACCAAAGGGTGCACGAGGCGGCCGGCCCTGCCAGGCCCTCTCCCGACGCGTCCGCTTCTCCTCATTGCACTGCCCcgtcccccaccccatcccctcccGGGCCAAAGCCTTTCGCCTGCTCCGACTGCGGCTTGAGCTTCGGCTGGAAAAAGAACCTCGCCACGCACCAGTGTCTGCACCGCAGCGAGGGTCGCCCCTATGGGTGCAACGAGTGCGCACTGGGCGCCACCGTGGATCCCCCCGCCGCCGAGCCCCTGGCCAGCGCGCCTGGCGGACCGCGCTGCGGCCCAGGATCCGATCCTGTGGCGCCCCAGCGCGCTCCCTCGGGCGAGCGGTCCTTTTTCTGCCCGGACTGCGGGCGCGGCTTCGCCCATGGGCAGCACCTGGCGCGGCACCGGCGCGTGCACACGGGCGAACGGCCCTTCGCCTGCACGCAGTGTGACCGCCGCTTCGGCTCGCGGCCCAATCTGGTCGCCCACTCCAGGGCCCACAGCGGCGCCAGGCCTTTCGCCTGCGCTCAGTGCGGCCGCCTCTTCAGCCGCAAGTCGCACCTGGGCCGCCACCAGGCGGTGCACACGGGCAGCCGCCCCCACGCCTGCGCCGTCTGCGCCCGCAGCTTCAGCTCCAAAACCAACCTAGTCCGCCACCAGGCGATCCACACAGGCTCCCGCCCCTTCTCCTGCCCACAGTGCGGAAAGAGCTTCAGTCGCAAGACCCACCTGGTGCGGCACCAGCTCATTCACGGCGAAGCCGCCCATGCGGCCCCGGACGCCGCCCTGGCAGCCCCAGCCTGGTCCACTCCCCCAGAGGTGGCGCCGCCCCCGCTCTTTTTCTGA
- the ZNF467 gene encoding zinc finger protein 467 isoform X2 yields MRETLEALSSLGFSVGQPEMVPQSEPREGSHNVQEQMSSSREERALGVCSGDEWMIRKVKVEDEDQEAEEEVEWPQHLSLLPSPFPAPDLGHLAAAYKLEPGTPGTLSGLALSGWAPMPEKPYGCGECERRFRDQLTLRLHQRLHRGEGPCACPDCGRSFTQRAHMLLHQRSHRGERPFPCSECDKRFSKKAHLTRHLRTHTGERPYPCAECGKRFSQKIHLGSHQKTHTGERPFPCTECEKRFRKKTHLIRHQRIHTGERPYQCAQCARSFTHKQHLVRHQRVHEAAGPARPSPDASASPHCTAPSPTPSPPGPKPFACSDCGLSFGWKKNLATHQCLHRSEGRPYGCNECALGATVDPPAAEPLASAPGGPRCGPGSDPVAPQRAPSGERSFFCPDCGRGFAHGQHLARHRRVHTGERPFACTQCDRRFGSRPNLVAHSRAHSGARPFACAQCGRLFSRKSHLGRHQAVHTGSRPHACAVCARSFSSKTNLVRHQAIHTGSRPFSCPQCGKSFSRKTHLVRHQLIHGEAAHAAPDAALAAPAWSTPPEVAPPPLFF; encoded by the exons ATGAGAGAGACCTTGGAGGCCCTCAGCTCCCTGG GATTCTCTGTGGGACAGCCAGAGATGGTCCCCCAAAGTGAGCCCAGGGAAGGATCCCATAATGTCCAGGAGCAGATGTCCTCTTCTAGGGAAGAGAGAGCACTGGGGGTGTGCTCAG GAGACGAGTGGATGATTCGGAAGGTGAAGGTGGAGGATGAGGAtcaggaggcagaagaggaggtTGAATGGCCCCAGCATCTATCGTTACTTCCCAGCCCTTTTCCCGCACCTGACCTGGGGCATCTGGCTGCCGCTTACAAACTGGAGCCAGGGACCCCGGGGACACTGAGTGGGCTCGCGCTGTCCGGGTGGGCTCCGATGCCCGAGAAGCCCTACGGCTGCGGGGAGTGTGAGCGGCGCTTCCGGGACCAGCTGACGTTGCGACTGCACCAGCGGCTGCACCGGGGTGAGGGTCCCTGCGCCTGCCCGGACTGCGGCCGCAGCTTCACGCAGCGCGCCCACATGCTGCTGCATCAGCGCAGCCACCGCGGGGAGCGGCCTTTCCCGTGCTCCGAGTGCGACAAGCGCTTCAGCAAGAAGGCCCACCTGACCCGCCACCTGCGCACGCACACGGGCGAGCGGCCCTACCCGTGCGCGGAGTGCGGCAAGCGCTTCAGCCAGAAGATCCACCTGGGCTCGCACCAGAAGACCCACACTGGCGAGCGGCCCTTCCCCTGCACAGAATGCGAGAAGCGCTTTCGCAAGAAGACGCACTTGATTCGGCACCAGCGCATCCACACTGGCGAGAGGCCCTACCAGTGCGCGCAGTGCGCACGCAGCTTCACGCATAAGCAGCACTTGGTGCGGCACCAAAGGGTGCACGAGGCGGCCGGCCCTGCCAGGCCCTCTCCCGACGCGTCCGCTTCTCCTCATTGCACTGCCCcgtcccccaccccatcccctcccGGGCCAAAGCCTTTCGCCTGCTCCGACTGCGGCTTGAGCTTCGGCTGGAAAAAGAACCTCGCCACGCACCAGTGTCTGCACCGCAGCGAGGGTCGCCCCTATGGGTGCAACGAGTGCGCACTGGGCGCCACCGTGGATCCCCCCGCCGCCGAGCCCCTGGCCAGCGCGCCTGGCGGACCGCGCTGCGGCCCAGGATCCGATCCTGTGGCGCCCCAGCGCGCTCCCTCGGGCGAGCGGTCCTTTTTCTGCCCGGACTGCGGGCGCGGCTTCGCCCATGGGCAGCACCTGGCGCGGCACCGGCGCGTGCACACGGGCGAACGGCCCTTCGCCTGCACGCAGTGTGACCGCCGCTTCGGCTCGCGGCCCAATCTGGTCGCCCACTCCAGGGCCCACAGCGGCGCCAGGCCTTTCGCCTGCGCTCAGTGCGGCCGCCTCTTCAGCCGCAAGTCGCACCTGGGCCGCCACCAGGCGGTGCACACGGGCAGCCGCCCCCACGCCTGCGCCGTCTGCGCCCGCAGCTTCAGCTCCAAAACCAACCTAGTCCGCCACCAGGCGATCCACACAGGCTCCCGCCCCTTCTCCTGCCCACAGTGCGGAAAGAGCTTCAGTCGCAAGACCCACCTGGTGCGGCACCAGCTCATTCACGGCGAAGCCGCCCATGCGGCCCCGGACGCCGCCCTGGCAGCCCCAGCCTGGTCCACTCCCCCAGAGGTGGCGCCGCCCCCGCTCTTTTTCTGA